One window of Athalia rosae chromosome 4, iyAthRosa1.1, whole genome shotgun sequence genomic DNA carries:
- the LOC110117316 gene encoding protein CYSTEINE-RICH TRANSMEMBRANE MODULE 13-like yields the protein MYGGPHNQHYPPQGPPQPGFAPQYGPPPPYGQPPVMQQPPPNTTVYVVPAPEQQQSRGISTGEAVCCGCCLACCLSMCSPCDLF from the exons ATGTACGGAGGACCTCACAATCAACACTATCCTCCTCAAGGACCACCGCAACCTGGTTTCGCACCACAATACGGCCCTCCGCCTCCCTACGGGCAACCACCGGTGATGCAACAACCGCCTCCAA ACACAACCGTCTACGTCGTGCCGGCCCCGGAACAGCAACAGAGCAGAGGTATAAGTACGGGAGAAGCTGTATGCTGCGGTTGTTGTCTTGC gtGTTGTCTGTCGATGTGTTCACCGTGTGATCTTTTCTAA
- the LOC125500600 gene encoding lipopolysaccharide-induced tumor necrosis factor-alpha factor homolog has translation MSSSNGTEIRGEGMTLNHHSPAYAYCPTCSKNVVTEVRISYSKIAHLTCIVCVLSGCLFGCCLLPYFSMCFVTAKHYCPDCGGYLGSYNPLLEVLS, from the exons ATGTCTTCGTCAAACGGAACGGAAATTCGAGGAGAGGGCATGACTC tcAATCATCACTCCCCTGCTTACGCCTACTGCCCGACGTGTTCCAAGAACGTGGTAACCGAGGTCCGAATATCCTATTCAAAAATCGCTCACCTCACATGCATCGTATGCGTATTGTCTGG TTGTCTTTTCGGTTGCTGTCTTCTTCCTTATTTCTCGATGTGTTTCGTAACCGCGAAACATTATTGTCCCGATTGTGGTGGTTACTTAGGATCTTACAATCCGTTGCTGGAAGTTCTTTCCTAG